The proteins below come from a single Deltaproteobacteria bacterium genomic window:
- a CDS encoding ComF family protein produces the protein MTSPEKRRAEANFAAKDQRAEWKERIASCRQDRYIRQVHSLFAAVLTALFPHRCLGCRVDTALDQPFCAACQRFIQTIEPPFCSCCGVPFITDTGPNHLCSSCQEQPPTFRQARSWAVYSGSSSTPHPLNEAIQQFKYQRRLSTGKALASLAATCCSLDAEQHDVIVPVPLHLERLRWRGFNQSLLLARAVGQARHIPVDPFLLERIRPTTPQTQLKGKERRTNVRGAFHVSDAERLAGKTVLLIDDVYTSGATTQECAHALRRSGAAAVDVFTLARAVSH, from the coding sequence GTGACAAGCCCTGAAAAACGTAGAGCTGAAGCCAATTTCGCCGCCAAGGACCAACGAGCCGAGTGGAAAGAGCGAATTGCGAGCTGCCGCCAAGACCGTTATATAAGGCAGGTGCACTCTCTTTTTGCCGCCGTACTGACCGCACTGTTTCCCCATCGTTGCTTGGGCTGTCGAGTGGACACGGCTCTCGACCAACCGTTCTGTGCGGCGTGTCAGCGGTTCATCCAGACCATCGAGCCGCCGTTCTGTTCATGCTGTGGGGTGCCATTCATCACGGACACTGGACCGAACCATCTCTGCTCTAGCTGTCAGGAACAACCACCAACGTTCCGTCAGGCGCGGTCTTGGGCCGTGTATTCTGGTAGCAGCTCGACGCCGCACCCGCTCAATGAAGCGATTCAACAGTTCAAATACCAACGCCGACTCAGCACCGGCAAAGCGCTGGCGTCGCTGGCCGCCACCTGCTGTTCACTTGACGCTGAACAGCATGATGTGATTGTCCCGGTGCCGCTTCATCTCGAACGTTTGCGCTGGCGAGGGTTTAACCAATCCTTACTCTTAGCGCGCGCCGTCGGGCAGGCGAGACACATTCCTGTGGACCCGTTTCTCCTTGAACGTATCCGCCCAACCACGCCGCAAACTCAGCTCAAAGGAAAAGAGCGCCGCACCAACGTCCGAGGGGCGTTCCACGTCAGTGATGCGGAAAGACTTGCGGGAAAAACCGTGCTACTCATCGACGATGTCTACACATCCGGTGCCACTACGCAAGAATGCGCTCACGCGCTGCGTCGCAGTGGCGCAGCGGCAGTGGATGTCTTTACCCTAGCCCGCGCTGTCTCTCATTAG
- a CDS encoding phosphoribosylglycinamide formyltransferase, translating to MPMPLPIGVLLSGSGTNLQAIVDTIARGELAAAIKVVISNRADAYGLVRARHHGLPTAVIAHTDFPSREAFEAELIQTLQAHHVELVVLAGFMRLCSPFFIRAFPQRIMNIHPGLLPAFPGTHAQRQALERGVRIAGATVHFVDEEMDHGPIIAQAAVPVYADDTEETLSARILAQEHRIYSQAIQLYAENRLHIQGQKVVIRDEQRTPDAVLRLPAPL from the coding sequence ATGCCTATGCCTCTTCCCATCGGAGTGCTGCTCTCCGGCAGCGGCACCAATCTCCAGGCCATCGTCGATACGATTGCCCGTGGAGAACTGGCCGCTGCCATCAAGGTGGTCATCAGTAACCGTGCCGACGCCTATGGTCTCGTCCGAGCACGTCACCATGGGCTTCCAACGGCGGTCATTGCCCACACAGACTTCCCGTCACGCGAAGCCTTCGAGGCGGAGCTGATACAAACCTTGCAGGCCCACCACGTCGAGTTGGTGGTGCTGGCCGGATTCATGCGCCTGTGCTCGCCGTTTTTTATCCGCGCCTTTCCGCAGCGGATCATGAACATTCACCCAGGCTTACTGCCCGCATTCCCAGGCACCCATGCGCAACGGCAAGCCCTGGAACGCGGGGTGCGCATCGCCGGAGCCACCGTCCACTTCGTCGATGAAGAGATGGATCACGGGCCGATCATCGCGCAAGCTGCCGTTCCCGTTTATGCGGACGATACCGAAGAGACGCTCAGTGCACGCATTCTCGCTCAAGAGCACCGCATCTACTCCCAAGCGATCCAACTGTACGCAGAGAACCGCTTGCACATCCAAGGGCAGAAAGTCGTGATCCGCGACGAGCAACGCACCCCCGATGCCGTCCTGCGCCTTCCCGCACCGTTATGA
- the rnhC gene encoding ribonuclease HIII encodes MSAAFSKVGHNGQIGIDESGKGDYFGPLVIAGVYVSQEQEELLHAAGVRDSKAVADKKAATLAEQIRALCPFTVVAIGPERYNSLHASFKNLNKLLAWGHARSIENLLEKVSCDRVVADQFGDERFLLSALMAKGRSITLVQKPRAEEEMAVAAASLVARAEFLRRLQELSRRYDVTLPKGASDLVITAGKTFVQRHGADALGHVAKLHFRTTERVLG; translated from the coding sequence ATGAGCGCCGCCTTCAGCAAAGTCGGCCACAACGGGCAAATAGGAATCGACGAGTCCGGCAAAGGCGACTACTTCGGCCCGCTGGTAATTGCCGGCGTATATGTCTCCCAGGAACAAGAAGAGTTGCTACACGCCGCCGGGGTACGCGACAGTAAAGCCGTCGCCGATAAGAAAGCGGCAACCCTGGCCGAGCAGATTCGCGCACTCTGTCCATTCACCGTCGTGGCGATCGGTCCAGAGCGGTACAACAGCCTGCACGCATCTTTCAAGAACTTGAACAAGCTCCTCGCGTGGGGTCACGCGCGCTCGATCGAGAACCTATTGGAGAAGGTTTCATGTGACCGAGTGGTCGCCGATCAGTTTGGCGACGAGCGGTTTTTGCTTAGCGCACTGATGGCCAAGGGGCGATCAATCACGCTCGTGCAAAAGCCCCGGGCAGAGGAAGAGATGGCGGTCGCGGCGGCATCCCTCGTCGCCCGCGCCGAATTTTTACGCCGCTTGCAGGAACTCAGCAGGCGTTACGACGTCACTCTTCCCAAAGGTGCCAGCGACCTGGTCATTACGGCCGGCAAAACCTTCGTGCAACGGCATGGGGCGGACGCCCTGGGTCACGTCGCCAAGCTGCATTTTCGCACGACGGAGAGGGTATTGGGGTAG
- a CDS encoding DUF2281 domain-containing protein, with protein sequence MDIAASVMKKQLLGDIKKLPREKLQEVLDFVGYLLAKERKAKEDSENELDPALDPLLKFIAGTTHGSLAKGIDNELYGE encoded by the coding sequence ATGGATATTGCTGCGAGTGTCATGAAAAAGCAGTTGCTCGGAGACATTAAAAAACTGCCCCGAGAGAAACTCCAAGAAGTGTTGGACTTTGTTGGCTACCTTCTCGCCAAAGAGCGAAAAGCAAAGGAAGACTCGGAGAACGAACTAGACCCAGCCCTGGACCCTCTGCTCAAATTCATTGCCGGAACAACGCACGGCTCTTTGGCGAAGGGGATCGATAATGAACTGTACGGGGAATAA
- a CDS encoding type II toxin-antitoxin system HicB family antitoxin yields the protein MRYSVLLEPIQEPGFAGWYYAHIPTLDLTTHGQGIEGALTTAQELVEVWIAEKRVNGESIPTESLAG from the coding sequence ATGCGTTATTCGGTCTTGCTTGAACCCATTCAAGAGCCCGGTTTTGCAGGTTGGTATTATGCACATATTCCAACGCTCGACCTGACCACTCATGGTCAAGGTATTGAAGGAGCCCTTACAACGGCCCAGGAACTCGTTGAGGTCTGGATTGCAGAAAAACGAGTGAACGGAGAATCGATCCCGACTGAGAGCCTAGCCGGATAA